A window from Bacteroidota bacterium encodes these proteins:
- a CDS encoding T9SS type A sorting domain-containing protein — protein sequence MIRIMKRFVNYIAAAVCVVLFFSCTGKQDPSIPEEDEMDDVELAIQQELRMTRDPHTNTVPSERLIAAKNYMNSLQARVTNITALTWQERGPNNVGGRTRAIMIDRRDATGNTVFAGSVSGGLFKTTNFTSASATWAPVNDFISNLAITCLLQDRNNANIMYAGTGEGWFNIDAVKGSGILKSTDGGVTWTALPSTIITTPTELTFEYVQDLAQDNNGNIYASLRNIIGISRGVQRSTDGGTTWTQVLGAPLPGFVTGRASDLEIASNGDVYACLGIFGRSMVWKSSATNGANTGALGAWVEITPVRTTITQRVELAIAPTNPQKLYLLMQDSANDTQVGAIYRSVNGGTSWDSLGAPAELNNGVNSQAWYNLIAAVDPNNENILIVGGLNLARSTDGGNTWGAYGIGSYHVDQHALVFNGSTKLIVGNDGGIYMADNANTFTPSFTTKNDGFNCTQYYGVDLHPTNPNYFLAGAQDNGTQKFTSTGINTTTTVTGGDGGWPHIDQTDGQLQITANTGNRYNFSTNGGASFTFASAVFNTRGQFINPTDFDDQSDILYCGDDAGQYFFIRNWTTTPVGTIVPFAGFGGREVTFIKVDPAGGNNIWVGLSPVNATSLPVVMKLSNANTILPTISNIGTIGTTVTTDPNFTAGGALSSLDIDPSNSNHIIATLANYGARSIWESTDGGSTFSSIEGNLPDMPVWWCMFPPAGTQLNGATGGNGGILLGTELGVWTTSQINGAATQWMPNNAGLANVRTYMLKYRNSDKTLVAATHGRGLFTTTLTVINVTGVPNVPNTKDFIKYVSADNNQLQVVVGNLTTKNITLELFDMKGRLMMQRRQAYANTQLDVSRYTSGSYILKIWGDKNERFVKQVIK from the coding sequence ATGATCCGAATAATGAAAAGGTTTGTGAATTACATTGCTGCTGCTGTTTGTGTTGTTTTATTTTTTTCATGTACTGGAAAACAAGATCCATCCATACCCGAAGAAGATGAAATGGATGATGTAGAGCTGGCTATACAACAAGAGCTAAGAATGACCCGTGACCCGCATACCAATACTGTTCCATCAGAACGTCTTATAGCCGCAAAGAATTATATGAATAGCCTCCAGGCAAGGGTTACAAATATTACTGCGCTTACCTGGCAGGAACGTGGACCGAATAATGTTGGTGGACGTACCCGTGCTATTATGATCGACAGAAGGGATGCAACGGGTAACACGGTGTTTGCCGGATCGGTAAGTGGTGGTTTATTTAAAACCACCAATTTCACAAGTGCTTCTGCAACATGGGCACCTGTAAATGATTTTATTTCCAACCTTGCTATTACTTGTCTTCTCCAGGATAGAAATAATGCAAACATTATGTATGCAGGAACAGGTGAGGGTTGGTTTAATATTGATGCCGTAAAAGGAAGTGGTATTTTAAAAAGCACTGATGGCGGTGTTACATGGACTGCTTTGCCTTCTACAATCATCACAACACCTACTGAATTAACTTTTGAATATGTACAGGACCTTGCACAGGATAATAATGGAAACATTTATGCTTCGCTCAGAAATATTATTGGAATATCAAGAGGAGTGCAAAGATCAACAGATGGTGGTACTACATGGACGCAAGTATTGGGGGCTCCATTGCCGGGTTTTGTAACAGGTCGTGCCAGCGATTTAGAAATTGCCAGCAATGGAGATGTGTATGCCTGCCTCGGAATTTTTGGCCGGAGTATGGTTTGGAAATCATCTGCAACCAACGGCGCTAATACAGGTGCATTGGGTGCCTGGGTAGAAATTACTCCTGTAAGGACAACTATAACACAAAGAGTTGAACTGGCAATTGCTCCAACTAATCCGCAGAAATTATATTTATTGATGCAGGACAGCGCAAATGACACCCAAGTAGGGGCTATTTATCGTTCTGTAAATGGAGGAACATCATGGGATTCATTAGGTGCACCTGCTGAATTAAATAATGGTGTCAATTCACAGGCTTGGTATAACCTGATAGCTGCTGTCGATCCGAATAATGAAAATATTTTAATTGTCGGAGGACTAAACCTTGCAAGATCAACTGATGGTGGGAATACATGGGGTGCTTATGGCATTGGCTCTTATCATGTGGATCAACATGCACTTGTTTTCAATGGAAGTACAAAATTGATTGTTGGTAATGATGGGGGTATATACATGGCAGATAATGCAAACACATTTACTCCATCATTTACTACAAAAAACGATGGATTTAACTGTACGCAATATTATGGGGTGGATTTACATCCAACTAATCCCAATTATTTTTTAGCAGGTGCACAGGATAACGGCACACAGAAATTTACATCAACCGGAATAAATACAACGACTACTGTTACTGGTGGAGATGGCGGTTGGCCGCATATAGATCAGACAGATGGCCAGTTACAGATAACTGCCAATACAGGCAACCGATATAACTTTTCTACTAATGGTGGCGCAAGTTTCACTTTTGCAAGTGCTGTTTTTAATACAAGAGGCCAGTTTATCAATCCAACAGATTTTGATGACCAATCCGATATTTTATATTGTGGCGATGATGCAGGACAATATTTTTTCATTCGCAACTGGACAACTACACCGGTTGGAACAATTGTACCGTTTGCTGGTTTTGGCGGACGAGAAGTAACATTTATAAAAGTTGACCCCGCGGGAGGCAATAATATTTGGGTCGGCTTATCTCCGGTAAATGCTACTTCATTACCAGTGGTAATGAAGTTATCTAATGCAAATACAATTCTCCCGACCATTTCAAATATTGGTACTATTGGAACTACGGTAACCACTGATCCAAATTTTACAGCCGGCGGAGCATTATCATCTTTAGATATTGATCCTTCAAACTCCAATCATATTATTGCCACGTTGGCAAATTATGGCGCCAGGAGTATATGGGAAAGTACAGATGGCGGCTCTACTTTCAGCAGCATTGAGGGCAATCTACCCGATATGCCGGTATGGTGGTGTATGTTTCCTCCTGCCGGGACACAACTAAATGGTGCAACAGGCGGTAATGGCGGAATTTTACTTGGAACAGAACTCGGTGTTTGGACCACATCACAAATAAATGGCGCTGCTACGCAATGGATGCCTAATAATGCTGGTCTTGCAAATGTGAGGACCTATATGCTTAAATACCGCAACAGTGATAAAACATTGGTTGCAGCAACACATGGCCGTGGCCTGTTTACGACTACATTGACTGTAATAAATGTTACAGGTGTGCCCAATGTTCCTAATACAAAAGATTTTATCAAATATGTTTCTGCTGATAATAACCAGTTGCAGGTTGTTGTTGGAAACCTTACTACAAAAAATATAACACTTGAATTATTTGATATGAAAGGGAGGCTGATGATGCAACGCAGGCAAGCCTATGCAAATACACAGCTTGACGTAAGCAGGTATACAAGCGGTTCATATATATTAAAGATATGGGGAGATAAGAATGAACGGTTTGTAAAACAGGTGATCAAGTAA
- a CDS encoding oxidoreductase — MALLPWQKGKVIRIENETESTRRFWIEATETTNFDFIPGQFVTLDLPIHEKVNKRWRSYSIASWPDGSNVYELVIVLLQDGAGTNYLFNQVSVGSEIIFRGALGVFTLKEHNLDKDLFLICTGTGIAPFRSMAHYIKLHNVPHKNIYLLFGTRTKPDLLYFDELSQLQKDLPGFHYIPILSREDWDGKKGYVHPVYEELCAGHQPANFFLCGWKNMIDEAKQRITAMGYDKKLIHQELYG; from the coding sequence ATGGCTCTATTACCCTGGCAAAAAGGAAAAGTAATCAGGATTGAAAATGAAACAGAATCTACCAGACGGTTCTGGATCGAAGCAACTGAAACAACAAATTTTGATTTTATTCCCGGTCAGTTTGTAACTCTTGATCTCCCAATCCATGAAAAAGTAAATAAACGTTGGAGAAGCTATTCCATTGCCAGCTGGCCGGATGGTTCGAATGTATATGAACTGGTAATTGTATTGTTGCAAGATGGTGCAGGCACAAATTATTTATTCAATCAAGTGAGTGTCGGCAGCGAGATCATTTTCCGGGGGGCACTGGGTGTCTTTACATTAAAAGAACATAACCTGGATAAAGATCTGTTCCTGATTTGTACAGGTACCGGCATTGCTCCTTTCCGGAGTATGGCTCACTATATAAAGCTTCATAATGTGCCGCATAAAAATATTTACCTGTTATTTGGCACCCGAACCAAACCTGACCTGCTTTATTTTGATGAACTCTCTCAACTACAAAAAGATCTTCCCGGCTTTCATTATATACCAATACTCTCAAGAGAAGATTGGGATGGCAAAAAAGGTTATGTACACCCTGTCTATGAAGAACTATGCGCTGGACACCAGCCTGCCAATTTCTTTTTATGCGGATGGAAAAACATGATTGATGAAGCGAAGCAAAGAATCACTGCAATGGGATACGATAAAAAATTAATCCACCAGGAACTCTACGGCTAA
- a CDS encoding NADH-quinone oxidoreductase subunit A, which translates to MGASSLIVLMISAVAFSGMAILVSKFVLKPTTNKQKAEPYECGIPTTGPSWVQFNVGYYLFALIFLIFDVELIFLYPWAVVVKSVGWLALIEIVIFFFILFMGFLYAHKKGALKWQ; encoded by the coding sequence ATGGGTGCTTCTTCACTCATTGTTCTAATGATTTCTGCTGTTGCCTTTTCCGGTATGGCAATACTTGTCTCCAAATTTGTTTTAAAACCTACAACTAATAAGCAAAAAGCTGAGCCCTACGAATGTGGTATACCAACTACCGGTCCGAGCTGGGTACAGTTCAATGTTGGCTATTATCTATTTGCACTTATCTTTTTAATTTTCGATGTTGAGCTTATCTTTTTATACCCGTGGGCAGTTGTGGTAAAAAGCGTTGGATGGCTTGCATTAATTGAAATAGTAATTTTCTTTTTTATCCTGTTTATGGGATTTTTATATGCTCACAAGAAAGGGGCATTAAAATGGCAATAA
- a CDS encoding NADH-quinone oxidoreductase subunit B produces MAIIIQMTEKFQSGSELAFPGEVHPTPSGGVLVSKLDDVINWARSNSLWPLVFGTSCCAIEMMSTASAKYDWSRFGFEVARATPRQADVIIIAGTIVNKMAPVLKRLYDQMGDPKYVIAMGACATSGGPFFYNTYSVVKGADHVIPVDVYVAGCPPRPEALLHAMISLQEKIKSGMTREQIKMEKPEQSF; encoded by the coding sequence ATGGCAATAATTATACAGATGACAGAAAAATTTCAATCAGGATCAGAGCTTGCATTTCCAGGAGAGGTTCACCCTACTCCTAGCGGGGGAGTATTGGTTAGCAAACTGGATGATGTGATCAATTGGGCAAGAAGTAATTCTTTGTGGCCATTGGTTTTTGGTACCAGCTGTTGTGCTATTGAAATGATGAGTACTGCATCTGCTAAATATGATTGGTCAAGATTTGGTTTTGAAGTAGCAAGAGCAACACCGCGCCAGGCAGATGTAATAATAATAGCCGGCACCATTGTAAATAAAATGGCGCCGGTACTAAAAAGGTTATACGACCAGATGGGCGATCCGAAATATGTAATTGCCATGGGTGCATGTGCCACAAGCGGCGGCCCGTTTTTTTATAATACTTATTCCGTTGTTAAAGGTGCAGATCATGTAATACCTGTTGATGTATATGTTGCAGGTTGCCCACCAAGGCCTGAAGCCTTATTACATGCAATGATAAGTTTACAGGAAAAAATAAAAAGTGGCATGACCAGAGAACAGATCAAAATGGAAAAACCAGAACAAAGTTTTTAA
- a CDS encoding NADH-quinone oxidoreductase subunit C produces MTKEELKIKLTELLPAATFDETGEWLNMNIAVNDFLKTAELLRNNSELVFDYVFCLTCIDFKTHLIMVYHFESTKYRHQVVMKVQLDRNKPEIETISHIWRTAEFHEREMYEMFGVNFLNHPDLRLLILPDGWEGKNPMLKDFDDPVNMIKL; encoded by the coding sequence ATGACAAAAGAAGAACTGAAAATAAAATTAACTGAATTGCTGCCTGCTGCCACCTTTGATGAAACAGGTGAATGGTTGAATATGAATATTGCTGTCAATGATTTTTTAAAAACAGCAGAACTACTCCGCAATAATTCCGAATTGGTTTTTGATTATGTCTTTTGCCTGACCTGCATAGACTTTAAAACACATCTTATAATGGTGTATCATTTTGAATCAACAAAATACCGTCACCAGGTAGTGATGAAAGTGCAACTGGACAGAAACAAACCTGAAATAGAAACGATATCGCATATCTGGAGAACAGCCGAGTTTCATGAAAGAGAAATGTATGAAATGTTTGGTGTGAACTTTCTCAACCACCCCGATCTGCGCTTATTAATATTACCTGATGGGTGGGAAGGGAAGAATCCTATGCTTAAAGATTTTGATGACCCAGTTAACATGATAAAATTGTAA
- a CDS encoding NADH-quinone oxidoreductase subunit D: MYRETEIIKEAVAGPDGFGDMIINIGPQHPATHGVLHLVITLNGETIKKVEPHLGYIHRSIEKMCESLSYRQFIYVTSKMDYLSSHINNHGCCLCVEKGMQIEVPPRAQVIRVLMDELTRLASHQLWWGAIAMDVGALTPFFLSFRDREMITDIMEETCGTRLTMNYMTPGGVMADIHPSFQKKVKEFVTHFKSKVGEYDELVTNNVIFQNRTKGVGYISKEDAISFGMTGPSARGSGVQCDIRKLFPYEVYDKLQFDEIIETEGDSFARYMVRMKEMHQSLSIIDQLIDNIPEGDFQAKTKAVLKLPKGEFYSRIETARGEFGVYIVSEGGTTPHRIKFRSPGFSNLSALDHMARGSKIGDMVAMMGTLDLVIPDIDR, from the coding sequence ATGTACAGGGAAACAGAAATAATAAAGGAAGCTGTTGCAGGACCCGATGGGTTTGGCGATATGATCATTAATATCGGGCCACAGCATCCGGCCACACATGGTGTGCTGCACCTTGTCATTACATTAAATGGAGAAACGATAAAAAAAGTTGAACCGCATCTTGGTTATATACACCGTTCGATTGAAAAAATGTGTGAGAGCCTTAGTTACAGGCAGTTCATTTATGTTACCAGCAAGATGGATTATCTCTCTTCACATATAAACAATCATGGATGCTGTTTGTGTGTAGAAAAAGGAATGCAGATCGAAGTTCCGCCGCGGGCACAGGTAATAAGAGTGCTGATGGATGAACTGACAAGACTTGCATCTCATCAACTTTGGTGGGGAGCAATTGCGATGGATGTTGGGGCACTCACTCCTTTCTTTCTTTCATTTCGTGACAGGGAAATGATCACTGACATTATGGAAGAAACATGCGGGACAAGGTTAACGATGAACTATATGACTCCCGGGGGAGTAATGGCAGATATTCATCCGAGTTTTCAAAAAAAGGTAAAAGAGTTTGTTACGCATTTTAAATCGAAGGTTGGTGAGTATGATGAACTGGTAACAAATAATGTGATTTTTCAAAATCGTACAAAAGGTGTTGGATATATTTCAAAAGAAGATGCGATCTCTTTTGGAATGACCGGCCCATCTGCAAGAGGCAGTGGTGTACAATGCGATATAAGAAAATTATTTCCATATGAAGTTTATGATAAACTTCAGTTTGATGAAATAATAGAAACTGAAGGCGATTCTTTTGCCAGGTATATGGTGCGGATGAAAGAAATGCATCAATCATTATCTATCATTGATCAATTAATAGATAATATTCCCGAAGGCGATTTCCAGGCGAAGACAAAAGCTGTATTAAAATTACCCAAAGGGGAATTTTATAGCAGGATAGAGACCGCTAGAGGTGAATTTGGAGTTTATATCGTGAGTGAAGGCGGAACTACTCCTCATAGAATAAAATTCCGTTCACCGGGCTTTAGTAATCTAAGTGCATTGGATCATATGGCAAGAGGAAGTAAGATTGGTGATATGGTGGCGATGATGGGGACGCTGGATCTGGTGATACCAGATATTGACAGATAA
- the nuoH gene encoding NADH-quinone oxidoreductase subunit NuoH → MPSLENISNNIHEWLTSTFSSTWAILFEFVIVGVCIISLFAMLGLVLIMMERKVSAWMQFRLGPNRVGPVGMFQTVADTLKLIVKEGMTPGGSDKFLFNLAPFIVMIIAMVIMAPLMFAKGLQIWDINIGILFFTAISSVSVIGILMAGWASNNKYSLLGAMRSGAQIVSYELSAGFAILTIVILTGDLKISAIIDSQADGWWLFKGHLPVWIAFVIFLIAVTAETNRAPFDLAEAESELTAGFHTEYSGMKFALFFLAEYVNIFVVCAIGATLFLGGWQPLHFGTGTKFNEIMDYIPSSLWFLGKTFFLIFVIMWFRWTFPRLRIDQLLNLEWKYLLPISMINLLLATLIAIMGWHF, encoded by the coding sequence ATGCCGAGTTTAGAAAACATATCAAACAATATTCATGAATGGCTCACCAGCACATTCAGCTCCACATGGGCGATACTGTTTGAATTTGTGATTGTTGGTGTTTGTATTATTAGTTTGTTTGCAATGCTTGGACTGGTACTTATCATGATGGAAAGAAAAGTTTCTGCGTGGATGCAGTTTCGCCTCGGGCCAAATAGAGTTGGGCCTGTTGGAATGTTTCAAACAGTTGCCGATACACTGAAGTTGATCGTAAAAGAAGGGATGACCCCTGGTGGCTCTGATAAATTTTTATTCAACCTGGCTCCGTTTATCGTGATGATAATTGCGATGGTAATTATGGCGCCGCTGATGTTTGCAAAAGGTTTACAGATCTGGGATATTAATATTGGTATTTTATTTTTTACTGCCATCTCATCTGTGTCTGTGATTGGAATACTGATGGCAGGCTGGGCAAGCAATAATAAATATTCCTTACTGGGTGCTATGCGCAGTGGCGCACAAATTGTGAGTTATGAATTATCTGCAGGCTTTGCTATTCTTACGATTGTCATTTTAACCGGTGATTTAAAAATTTCTGCAATAATAGATTCACAGGCAGATGGCTGGTGGCTTTTTAAAGGACACCTGCCCGTGTGGATCGCATTTGTAATTTTTTTAATTGCAGTAACCGCAGAAACAAACCGGGCACCGTTTGATCTGGCAGAAGCAGAATCAGAGTTAACTGCGGGCTTTCACACCGAATATTCAGGAATGAAATTCGCTTTGTTCTTTTTAGCTGAATATGTAAACATATTTGTGGTTTGTGCCATTGGCGCCACATTATTTCTTGGCGGATGGCAACCATTACATTTTGGAACTGGAACGAAATTCAATGAGATCATGGATTATATTCCATCAAGTTTATGGTTTTTAGGAAAAACATTTTTTTTAATTTTTGTTATCATGTGGTTCCGTTGGACATTCCCGAGATTGAGGATCGATCAGCTATTGAATCTTGAATGGAAATATTTATTACCGATCAGTATGATCAATTTATTGCTGGCAACATTGATAGCGATCATGGGCTGGCATTTTTAG
- a CDS encoding 4Fe-4S dicluster domain-containing protein, whose amino-acid sequence MKYIKEVFGGVKSLLTGMKLTGGYAMRHHKEKLTQQYPDNKETLHMAERFRGEVVMLHDENNEHACTGCTACELACPNATIKIVTKFDITPEGKKKKALDTFVYHLELCTMCNLCIVACPTDAIKMAQTFEHSVFDRTKLTKKLNNEGSKIREGIE is encoded by the coding sequence ATTAAATACATAAAAGAAGTTTTTGGCGGAGTAAAGTCTCTGCTCACTGGCATGAAGCTTACAGGTGGCTATGCCATGCGTCATCATAAAGAAAAACTTACCCAGCAATACCCGGATAATAAAGAAACACTTCATATGGCAGAACGCTTCCGCGGTGAAGTGGTGATGCTGCATGATGAAAATAATGAGCATGCCTGCACAGGTTGTACTGCTTGCGAACTTGCCTGTCCGAATGCAACGATCAAGATTGTAACTAAGTTTGATATAACACCCGAAGGAAAAAAGAAAAAAGCATTAGACACTTTTGTTTACCACCTGGAGTTATGCACCATGTGTAATTTATGTATAGTTGCCTGCCCAACTGATGCTATTAAAATGGCACAGACATTTGAACATAGTGTATTTGATAGAACTAAACTGACAAAAAAACTAAATAACGAAGGAAGTAAAATAAGGGAGGGAATTGAATGA
- a CDS encoding NADH-quinone oxidoreductase subunit J has product MTASQVIFYLLSAFILATAILSVTSGKIFRSAIWLLFSLIGVAGLYFWLEVEFIAAVQIVVYVGGIVVLIIFSIFLTQQSGKEMPKAPLARTISSVLAVLFGFALTYLLIYKNDFIGGDGKFDLSVNRIGNQMLQTGEHGYALPFEVVSMLLLAAMIGCIVIALKSKPEEK; this is encoded by the coding sequence ATGACGGCATCACAAGTCATATTTTATCTTCTCTCCGCCTTTATACTGGCCACGGCTATTCTTTCCGTTACATCGGGAAAAATTTTCCGTTCTGCTATCTGGTTATTGTTTTCATTAATTGGCGTGGCGGGTCTATACTTCTGGCTGGAAGTTGAGTTTATTGCTGCCGTCCAGATAGTAGTGTATGTTGGAGGTATTGTAGTACTCATCATCTTTTCTATTTTTCTAACACAACAATCAGGCAAAGAAATGCCGAAAGCTCCGTTGGCAAGAACTATTTCATCAGTGTTGGCTGTCTTGTTTGGTTTTGCCTTAACGTATTTACTGATCTATAAAAACGATTTTATTGGTGGTGATGGAAAATTTGATCTGAGTGTAAACCGTATCGGTAATCAAATGCTTCAGACAGGCGAACATGGTTATGCCCTGCCTTTTGAAGTAGTGAGTATGTTGCTGCTCGCAGCAATGATCGGCTGTATCGTAATTGCACTAAAATCTAAACCGGAAGAAAAATGA
- the nuoK gene encoding NADH-quinone oxidoreductase subunit NuoK yields the protein MSSVPVSHILFVSTALFFIGMYGLFTRRNMITMLMSVELILNSVNINFVVFNKYLWPDKLDGIFFTIFIITIAAAEAAVAIAIIINLYRSHKSIDVEDASEMKY from the coding sequence ATGAGTAGTGTACCGGTAAGCCATATATTATTTGTAAGCACAGCGTTGTTCTTTATCGGCATGTACGGTTTATTTACCCGCCGTAACATGATTACTATGCTGATGTCAGTAGAGCTGATACTGAATAGTGTGAATATAAATTTCGTTGTATTCAATAAATATTTATGGCCCGATAAACTCGACGGCATTTTCTTTACCATATTTATTATTACGATTGCGGCAGCAGAAGCAGCAGTGGCAATAGCCATTATCATCAATCTCTACCGTAGTCATAAATCAATTGATGTGGAAGATGCTTCGGAGATGAAGTATTAA
- the nuoL gene encoding NADH-quinone oxidoreductase subunit L: MNYSSYIALIPLLPLAGFVLLGLFGRKYLKSSSGIIGTGLLLVSTILALYTAYNYFFVDGKVGDSYQTIVAVKYTWLNFSKDASIDMGIILDPISVMMLVVVTFVSLMVHIFSLEYMKGEERFPTYYAFLGLFTFSMLGLVVSSNLFQIYMFWELVGVSSYLLIGYYYDKPSAVAASKKAFIVTRFADLGFLIGILILAFSGKSLDISTLISNLSSPEFNAAATMSFFGISALTWGLTLVFIGGAGKSAMFPLHIWLPDAMEGPTPVSALIHAATMVVAGVYLVARLFPLFHINGVSLSVVTFIGLLSAFLAAIIACTQTDIKRVLAYSTMSQIGYMMFALGVSGYGGEHGLGYTASMFHLFTHAFFKSLLFLGAGVVIHFIHSNEMKDMGGLRKYLPITNICFLIACLAIAGIPPFAGFFSKEEILLAAFHSNKIVYGVALFTSGLTAFYMFRLYFSIFWNKNAEVHNHHGEGPVTMKMPLIILAILSAGAGFIPFGEFVSADSKILESHFDPMFSIAPVAFGVAGILLAMWMYKNENDKAEKFSQSLGGLYKAAYSKFYIDEIYLFITKKIIFNLIGRPAAWIDRNIVDGLMNGIANTTATVSGWIKGIQSGKVQSYAIYFFGGIVTLAIVFLYLWK; the protein is encoded by the coding sequence ATGAACTATTCGTCATACATAGCATTAATTCCTTTACTGCCACTGGCAGGTTTTGTTTTGCTGGGCTTATTTGGAAGAAAGTATTTGAAAAGTTCTTCTGGAATTATCGGAACAGGCTTACTACTTGTCTCAACCATTCTTGCATTATATACAGCATATAATTACTTCTTTGTTGATGGAAAAGTTGGTGACAGCTATCAGACCATTGTCGCTGTTAAATATACCTGGCTTAATTTTTCAAAAGATGCAAGTATTGATATGGGTATCATTCTCGATCCTATATCAGTGATGATGCTTGTGGTTGTTACATTCGTTTCACTGATGGTGCATATTTTCAGCCTGGAGTATATGAAAGGTGAAGAACGGTTCCCTACTTATTATGCATTCCTTGGCTTATTCACTTTTTCTATGCTGGGGCTTGTTGTGTCAAGCAACCTGTTCCAGATCTATATGTTCTGGGAACTGGTGGGTGTATCCTCTTACTTACTGATCGGATATTATTACGATAAACCTTCTGCTGTTGCTGCATCAAAGAAAGCATTTATCGTTACCCGTTTTGCTGACCTGGGTTTTCTTATCGGCATTTTAATTCTTGCTTTCTCGGGAAAATCGCTTGACATCTCAACTTTGATCAGCAATTTAAGTTCGCCAGAATTTAATGCTGCTGCAACAATGTCTTTTTTTGGTATCAGCGCTTTGACATGGGGATTAACATTGGTATTTATAGGCGGTGCCGGTAAATCAGCAATGTTCCCCTTACATATCTGGTTGCCTGATGCGATGGAAGGCCCTACTCCTGTCTCGGCATTGATACATGCTGCAACCATGGTAGTAGCAGGTGTCTACCTGGTCGCAAGATTGTTTCCGCTATTTCATATTAATGGAGTATCCTTATCGGTTGTTACATTTATTGGTTTACTCTCCGCATTTCTCGCTGCTATTATTGCCTGCACACAAACTGATATCAAAAGAGTGTTGGCTTATTCTACAATGTCGCAGATAGGATACATGATGTTTGCATTAGGTGTTTCAGGTTATGGAGGTGAACATGGATTAGGTTATACAGCATCTATGTTCCATTTGTTCACTCATGCTTTTTTTAAATCTTTATTATTCCTTGGCGCCGGCGTTGTGATACATTTTATTCATAGCAATGAAATGAAGGATATGGGCGGGTTGAGAAAATATTTACCAATCACTAATATCTGTTTTCTTATTGCCTGTCTTGCTATTGCTGGTATTCCGCCGTTCGCAGGTTTTTTCAGTAAGGAAGAAATTTTACTGGCGGCATTTCATTCCAATAAAATTGTTTATGGCGTAGCACTATTTACTTCAGGTCTTACAGCTTTTTATATGTTCCGTTTATACTTCTCTATCTTCTGGAATAAAAATGCAGAAGTACACAATCATCATGGTGAAGGACCAGTCACTATGAAAATGCCATTGATAATCCTTGCAATTTTATCAGCTGGTGCCGGTTTTATTCCGTTTGGTGAATTTGTTTCAGCTGACAGTAAAATTCTTGAATCACATTTTGATCCGATGTTTTCCATTGCACCGGTTGCATTTGGTGTTGCCGGTATATTGCTCGCAATGTGGATGTACAAAAATGAAAACGACAAAGCGGAGAAATTTTCACAATCACTCGGCGGGTTGTATAAAGCAGCTTATAGTAAATTTTATATTGATGAGATATATCTCTTCATAACTAAAAAAATAATTTTCAACCTCATTGGCCGGCCCGCAGCGTGGATAGACAGGAATATAGTTGACGGACTGATGAATGGAATTGCGAATACAACAGCAACCGTTTCGGGATGGATAAAAGGCATACAGTCTGGTAAGGTGCAGAGTTATGCAATTTATTTCTTCGGGGGAATTGTTACGCTGGCAATTGTGTTTTTGTATTTGTGGAAATAA